One stretch of Macaca nemestrina isolate mMacNem1 chromosome 17, mMacNem.hap1, whole genome shotgun sequence DNA includes these proteins:
- the LOC105471683 gene encoding reticulon-4 receptor-like 1 isoform X2, protein MTVSCQAHNFAAIPEGIPVDSERVFLQNNRIGLLQPGHFSPAMVTLWIYSNNITYIHPSTFEGFVHLEELDLGDNRQLRTLAPETFQGLVKLHALYLYKCGLSALPAGIFGGLHSLQYLYLQDNHIEYLQDDIFVDLVNLSHLFLHGNKLWSLGPGTFRGLVNLDRLLLHENQLQWVHHKAFHDLRRLTTLFLFNNSLSELQGECLAPLGALEFLRLNGNPWDCGCRARSLWEWLQRFRGSSSAVPCVSPGLRHGQDLKLLRAEDFRNCTGPASPHQIKSHTLTTTDRAARKEHHSPHGPTRSKGHPHGHPPGSRSGHRKSGKNCTSHRNRNQISKAGAGKQAPELPDYAPDYQHKFSFDIMPTARPKRKGKCARRTPIRAPSGVQQASSASSLGASLLAWTLGLAVSLR, encoded by the coding sequence ATGACGGTCAGCTGCCAGGCGCACAACTTTGCGGCCATCCCGGAGGGCATCCCCGTGGACAGCGAGCGCGTGTTCCTGCAGAACAACCGCATTGGCCTCCTCCAGCCCGGCCACTTCAGCCCCGCCATGGTCACCCTGTGGATCTACTCGAACAACATCACCTACATCCACCCCAGCACCTTCGAGGGCTTCGTGCACCTGGAGGAGCTGGACCTCGGCGACAACCGGCAGCTGCGGACGCTGGCGCCCGAGACCTTCCAGGGCCTGGTGAAGCTTCACGCCCTCTACCTCTACAAGTGTGGGCTCAGCGCCCTACCGGCCGGCATCTTTGGCGGCCTGCACAGCCTGCAGTACCTCTACCTGCAGGACAACCACATCGAGTACCTCCAGGACGACATCTTCGTGGACCTGGTCAACCTCAGCCACCTGTTTCTCCACGGCAATAAGCTGTGGAGCCTGGGCCCGGGCACCTTCCGGGGCCTGGTGAACCTGGACCGTCTGCTGCTGCATGAGAACCAGCTGCAGTGGGTCCACCACAAGGCGTTCCACGACCTCCGCAGGCTGACCACCCTCTTCCTCTTCAACAACAGCCTCTCGGAGCTGCAGGGCGAGTGCCTGGCCCCGCTGGGGGCCCTGGAGTTTCTCCGGCTCAATGGCAACCCCTGGGACTGCGGCTGCCGTGCCCGCTCCCTGTGGGAATGGCTGCAGAGGTTCCGAGGCTCCAGCTCCGCTGTCCCCTGCGTGTCCCCCGGGCTGCGGCACGGCCAGGACCTGAAGCTGCTGAGGGCCGAGGACTTCCGGAACTGCACGGGTCCAGCGTCCCCCCACCAGATCAAGTCACACACGCTCACCACCACCGACAGGGCTGCCCGCAAGGAGCACCACTCACCCCACGGCCCCACCAGGAGCAAGGGCCACCCGCATGGCCATCCACCCGGCTCCCGGTCGGGCCACAGGAAGTCAGGCAAGAACTGCACCAGCCACAGGAACCGCAATCAGATCTCTAAGGCAGGCGCCGGGAAACAGGCCCCCGAACTGCCAGACTATGCACCTGACTACCAGCACAAGTTCAGTTTCGACATCATGCCCACGGCCCGGCCCAAGAGGAAGGGCAAGTGTGCCCGCAGGACCCCCATCCGTGCCCCCAGCGGGGTGCAGCAGGCCTCCTCGGCCAGTTCCCTGGGGGCCTCCCTCCTGGCCTGGACACTGGGGCTGGCGGTCTCTCTCCGCTGA
- the LOC105471683 gene encoding reticulon-4 receptor-like 1 isoform X1: MLRKGCCVELLLLLVAAGLPLGGGCPRDCVCYPAPMTVSCQAHNFAAIPEGIPVDSERVFLQNNRIGLLQPGHFSPAMVTLWIYSNNITYIHPSTFEGFVHLEELDLGDNRQLRTLAPETFQGLVKLHALYLYKCGLSALPAGIFGGLHSLQYLYLQDNHIEYLQDDIFVDLVNLSHLFLHGNKLWSLGPGTFRGLVNLDRLLLHENQLQWVHHKAFHDLRRLTTLFLFNNSLSELQGECLAPLGALEFLRLNGNPWDCGCRARSLWEWLQRFRGSSSAVPCVSPGLRHGQDLKLLRAEDFRNCTGPASPHQIKSHTLTTTDRAARKEHHSPHGPTRSKGHPHGHPPGSRSGHRKSGKNCTSHRNRNQISKAGAGKQAPELPDYAPDYQHKFSFDIMPTARPKRKGKCARRTPIRAPSGVQQASSASSLGASLLAWTLGLAVSLR; encoded by the coding sequence GGTGCTGTGTGgaattgctgctgctgctggtagCTGCGGGGCTGCCCCTGGGTGGCGGCTGCCCGCGGGACTGCGTGTGCTACCCGGCGCCCATGACGGTCAGCTGCCAGGCGCACAACTTTGCGGCCATCCCGGAGGGCATCCCCGTGGACAGCGAGCGCGTGTTCCTGCAGAACAACCGCATTGGCCTCCTCCAGCCCGGCCACTTCAGCCCCGCCATGGTCACCCTGTGGATCTACTCGAACAACATCACCTACATCCACCCCAGCACCTTCGAGGGCTTCGTGCACCTGGAGGAGCTGGACCTCGGCGACAACCGGCAGCTGCGGACGCTGGCGCCCGAGACCTTCCAGGGCCTGGTGAAGCTTCACGCCCTCTACCTCTACAAGTGTGGGCTCAGCGCCCTACCGGCCGGCATCTTTGGCGGCCTGCACAGCCTGCAGTACCTCTACCTGCAGGACAACCACATCGAGTACCTCCAGGACGACATCTTCGTGGACCTGGTCAACCTCAGCCACCTGTTTCTCCACGGCAATAAGCTGTGGAGCCTGGGCCCGGGCACCTTCCGGGGCCTGGTGAACCTGGACCGTCTGCTGCTGCATGAGAACCAGCTGCAGTGGGTCCACCACAAGGCGTTCCACGACCTCCGCAGGCTGACCACCCTCTTCCTCTTCAACAACAGCCTCTCGGAGCTGCAGGGCGAGTGCCTGGCCCCGCTGGGGGCCCTGGAGTTTCTCCGGCTCAATGGCAACCCCTGGGACTGCGGCTGCCGTGCCCGCTCCCTGTGGGAATGGCTGCAGAGGTTCCGAGGCTCCAGCTCCGCTGTCCCCTGCGTGTCCCCCGGGCTGCGGCACGGCCAGGACCTGAAGCTGCTGAGGGCCGAGGACTTCCGGAACTGCACGGGTCCAGCGTCCCCCCACCAGATCAAGTCACACACGCTCACCACCACCGACAGGGCTGCCCGCAAGGAGCACCACTCACCCCACGGCCCCACCAGGAGCAAGGGCCACCCGCATGGCCATCCACCCGGCTCCCGGTCGGGCCACAGGAAGTCAGGCAAGAACTGCACCAGCCACAGGAACCGCAATCAGATCTCTAAGGCAGGCGCCGGGAAACAGGCCCCCGAACTGCCAGACTATGCACCTGACTACCAGCACAAGTTCAGTTTCGACATCATGCCCACGGCCCGGCCCAAGAGGAAGGGCAAGTGTGCCCGCAGGACCCCCATCCGTGCCCCCAGCGGGGTGCAGCAGGCCTCCTCGGCCAGTTCCCTGGGGGCCTCCCTCCTGGCCTGGACACTGGGGCTGGCGGTCTCTCTCCGCTGA